In a single window of the Caulobacter soli genome:
- a CDS encoding bifunctional [glutamine synthetase] adenylyltransferase/[glutamine synthetase]-adenylyl-L-tyrosine phosphorylase encodes MTRLLERLTPCGPVVDPKAAERAHETITRRVGEAAPLVEAAWPALAPVFAASPYLTGLARRDGKRLPSILDGDPEARLARILAEAEAVGAEPDFETARHAMRELKADLHLLTALCDLGGVWDLDAVTGALTRFADATLHASLAQAVRLEVARGALTHVGAGPDGPAPGLFCIAMGKHGAFELNYSSDIDFSIFYAPETLPVAEGVEPQGVAVRIANHLGRLLAERTADGYVFRIDLRLRPDPSSTPPAMPIDAALDYYESVGQNWERAAHIKARICAGDFARGEAFLAELQPFIWRKNLDFAAIADIHSIKRQIHAYKVDDRLTAKGADMKLGRGGIREIEFFVQTQQLILGGRHPDLRSPRTLDALAALSEAGHVTPEDRDYLIKAYRDLRALEHRAQMIADDQTHKLPESDADRKKVAALWGHGALRSFDAVVGQILKGVNRRYGALFKGEEELSSRFGSLVFTGVEDDPETLATLKRMGFSHPERVAATIRGWHHGHIAATRTERGRELFTRLAPRLLDAANATGAPDDAFNRFGDFFSSLSSGVQIQSLFLAQPRLFELIVEVMAFAPRLASTLARRPTALDALLDPAFFGPMEVPRDAPWDPADFEGAMDAARRLFRDQTFRIGVRVISGTAGARDAGAAFADLADLIVGGLAPAALAEVDRLGGAFPGQVAVVALGKAGSREMTAKSDLDLMTLYAADDPAGMSSIKAWGAESFYARFTQRLTSALSAPTGEGTLYEVDLKLRPSGTKGPVAVSFAAFEDYYEREAETWELLALTRARVIWASSPDFQARAEGAIAAALRRARDPKKTAVDVLEMRQLMEDERPGKGDWDLKLTPGGLVDIEFAAQFLQLVHAADGGPLAQNTGEALAALGRAGLGDAAALAALEAAWRLEQDLSQLLKVALEDGHDPDTEPKAFRALLARAGGVRAFKSLKGKLAKAKVEARRAFEAVVRG; translated from the coding sequence ATGACTCGCCTGCTCGAACGCCTCACCCCCTGCGGCCCCGTGGTCGATCCCAAGGCCGCCGAGCGCGCGCACGAGACGATCACCCGGCGGGTCGGCGAGGCCGCGCCCCTGGTCGAGGCCGCCTGGCCCGCCCTGGCGCCGGTGTTCGCCGCCTCGCCCTACCTGACCGGCCTGGCGCGGCGCGATGGCAAGCGATTGCCCTCGATCCTGGACGGCGATCCCGAGGCGCGGCTGGCCCGGATCCTGGCCGAGGCGGAGGCCGTGGGGGCGGAGCCCGACTTCGAGACCGCCCGCCACGCGATGCGTGAGCTGAAGGCCGACCTGCACCTGCTGACCGCCCTGTGCGACCTGGGCGGGGTCTGGGACCTGGACGCGGTGACGGGCGCCCTGACCCGCTTCGCCGACGCCACCCTGCATGCCTCTCTGGCCCAGGCCGTGCGGCTGGAGGTGGCGCGGGGCGCCCTGACCCATGTCGGCGCGGGGCCGGACGGCCCGGCGCCGGGCCTGTTCTGCATCGCCATGGGCAAACACGGGGCCTTCGAGCTCAACTATTCCAGCGACATCGATTTTTCGATCTTCTACGCGCCCGAGACCCTGCCGGTGGCCGAGGGCGTCGAGCCGCAGGGCGTGGCGGTGCGGATCGCCAACCACCTGGGCCGGCTACTGGCCGAGCGCACGGCCGATGGCTACGTGTTCCGCATCGACCTGCGCCTGCGCCCCGACCCGTCCTCGACCCCGCCGGCCATGCCCATCGACGCGGCGCTCGATTACTACGAGAGCGTCGGCCAGAACTGGGAGCGGGCGGCCCATATCAAGGCGCGGATCTGCGCGGGCGACTTCGCGCGCGGCGAGGCGTTCCTGGCCGAACTGCAGCCGTTCATCTGGCGCAAGAACCTCGACTTCGCCGCCATCGCCGATATCCATTCGATCAAGCGCCAGATCCACGCCTACAAGGTGGACGACCGGCTGACCGCCAAGGGCGCGGATATGAAACTGGGGCGCGGCGGCATCCGCGAGATCGAGTTCTTCGTCCAGACCCAGCAGCTGATCCTGGGCGGCCGTCATCCGGACCTGCGCAGCCCGCGCACGCTGGACGCCCTGGCCGCCCTGTCGGAGGCGGGCCACGTGACGCCCGAGGACCGCGACTATCTGATCAAGGCCTATCGCGACCTGCGCGCCCTGGAACACCGGGCCCAGATGATCGCCGACGACCAGACCCACAAGCTTCCGGAGTCCGACGCCGACCGCAAGAAGGTGGCGGCCCTGTGGGGGCATGGTGCGCTGCGCAGTTTCGACGCCGTGGTCGGCCAAATCCTCAAGGGCGTGAACCGCCGTTACGGCGCGCTGTTCAAGGGCGAGGAAGAGCTGTCGTCGCGGTTCGGCAGCCTGGTGTTCACCGGCGTCGAGGACGATCCGGAGACTCTGGCCACGCTGAAACGCATGGGGTTCTCGCACCCCGAGCGCGTGGCCGCCACGATCCGGGGCTGGCACCACGGCCACATCGCCGCCACCCGCACCGAGCGGGGGCGCGAGCTGTTCACCCGCCTGGCCCCGCGCCTGCTGGACGCCGCCAACGCCACCGGCGCCCCGGACGACGCCTTCAACCGGTTCGGCGACTTCTTCTCGTCCCTGAGCAGCGGCGTGCAGATCCAGTCGCTGTTCCTGGCCCAGCCGCGCTTGTTCGAGCTGATCGTCGAGGTCATGGCCTTCGCCCCGCGCCTGGCCAGCACCCTGGCGCGGCGGCCCACGGCTTTGGACGCCCTGTTGGACCCGGCCTTCTTCGGTCCGATGGAGGTGCCCCGGGACGCGCCGTGGGACCCGGCCGATTTCGAGGGCGCGATGGACGCCGCCCGGCGGCTGTTCCGCGACCAGACCTTCCGGATCGGCGTGCGGGTGATCAGCGGCACGGCCGGCGCGCGCGACGCCGGCGCGGCCTTCGCCGACCTGGCCGACCTGATCGTCGGCGGTCTTGCCCCCGCCGCCCTGGCCGAGGTCGACCGGCTGGGCGGGGCGTTCCCGGGCCAGGTGGCGGTGGTCGCCCTGGGCAAGGCCGGCTCGCGCGAGATGACCGCCAAGTCCGACCTGGATCTGATGACGCTTTACGCGGCCGATGATCCGGCCGGGATGTCTTCGATCAAGGCCTGGGGCGCGGAAAGCTTCTACGCCCGCTTCACCCAGCGCTTGACCTCGGCCCTGTCGGCGCCGACCGGCGAGGGCACGCTGTACGAGGTGGATCTGAAGCTGCGGCCTTCGGGCACGAAGGGGCCGGTGGCGGTCAGCTTCGCGGCCTTCGAGGACTATTACGAGCGCGAGGCCGAGACCTGGGAACTGCTGGCCCTGACCCGGGCGCGGGTGATCTGGGCCTCGTCGCCGGACTTCCAGGCCCGGGCCGAGGGCGCGATCGCCGCGGCCCTGCGCCGGGCGCGCGACCCGAAGAAGACCGCCGTCGACGTGCTGGAGATGCGCCAGCTGATGGAGGACGAGCGGCCGGGCAAGGGTGACTGGGACCTGAAGCTGACTCCCGGCGGCCTGGTCGACATCGAGTTCGCCGCCCAGTTCCTGCAGCTGGTCCACGCGGCCGATGGCGGACCGCTGGCGCAGAACACCGGCGAGGCGCTGGCGGCGTTGGGGCGCGCCGGCCTGGGCGACGCGGCGGCCTTGGCGGCGCTGGAGGCCGCTTGGCGGCTGGAGCAGGACTTGTCGCAGTTGCTCAAGGTGGCGCTGGAGGACGGGCATGACCCGGACACCGAACCCAAGGCGTTCCGGGCCTTGCTGGCGCGGGCCGGCGGGGTGCGGGCGTTCAAGTCGCTGAAGGGGAAGCTGGCCAAGGCGAAGGTCGAGGCGCGGCGGGCGTTCGAGGCTGTGGTTAGAGGTTAG
- a CDS encoding BlaI/MecI/CopY family transcriptional regulator translates to MNITQAESRIMDALWTRQPLTVDEIMAEVAEAQGWGEATVKTLINRLLKRKAIRSDRIDGRARYAPIIQRADYVQAESQSLLNRLFDGQLTPLVAHFAQHRALSTDEIKQLKTLIEGLEHDG, encoded by the coding sequence ATGAACATCACCCAGGCCGAAAGCCGCATCATGGACGCGCTGTGGACGCGACAGCCGTTGACGGTGGATGAGATCATGGCCGAGGTCGCCGAGGCTCAAGGCTGGGGCGAGGCGACGGTCAAGACGCTGATCAACCGCCTGCTGAAGCGCAAGGCGATCCGCTCGGACCGCATCGACGGGCGGGCCCGCTACGCCCCGATCATCCAACGCGCCGACTATGTGCAGGCCGAGAGCCAGAGCCTGCTCAACCGACTTTTCGACGGCCAGCTGACGCCGCTGGTGGCGCACTTCGCCCAGCATCGCGCCTTGTCGACCGACGAGATCAAGCAACTGAAGACTCTGATCGAGGGTCTCGAACATGATGGCTGA
- a CDS encoding M56 family metallopeptidase — MMAELLALTLLRTQAAAAAAVLLVLLLRGPTRAVFGAGLAYRLWALVPVAAIATVFPSLSETLGSGVPPPLMGEERAVLLMAAWMVGCVALATVIVLQERAFRARAEAGRAGPAVMGVFWPRVVLPADFTTRFDEAARKIVDLHERAHIKRGDPIANLVIAGIQVLGWCNPVIHLGALCARLDQEMACDATVLSLRPNLRRTYAEALVEAHTRRTGSPLACFFAAHPLLMRVKLLARPEPSYRRQTAGAAAIALMAVITALGVWTVTPRGPLPNQEISWPGRFVGDGPVDGITLPNLHR; from the coding sequence ATGATGGCTGAACTGCTGGCCCTGACCCTGTTGCGCACCCAGGCGGCGGCCGCCGCCGCGGTGCTGCTGGTCCTGCTGCTGCGCGGCCCCACCCGGGCGGTGTTCGGGGCGGGCCTGGCCTATCGCCTGTGGGCCCTGGTGCCGGTGGCGGCGATCGCCACAGTGTTCCCCAGCCTGTCGGAGACCCTGGGCTCGGGCGTCCCGCCGCCCCTGATGGGCGAAGAGCGCGCCGTGCTGCTGATGGCCGCCTGGATGGTTGGCTGCGTGGCCCTGGCCACGGTCATCGTGCTGCAGGAACGCGCCTTCCGGGCCCGAGCCGAGGCCGGCCGGGCCGGTCCGGCGGTCATGGGCGTCTTCTGGCCCCGCGTCGTGCTGCCCGCCGACTTCACCACGCGCTTCGATGAAGCCGCGCGCAAGATCGTCGACCTGCACGAACGCGCCCACATCAAGCGCGGCGACCCGATCGCCAACCTGGTCATCGCTGGCATCCAGGTCCTGGGCTGGTGCAACCCCGTGATCCACCTTGGCGCCCTGTGCGCGCGGCTGGACCAGGAAATGGCCTGCGACGCCACGGTGCTGAGCCTGCGCCCCAACCTGCGGCGCACCTATGCCGAGGCCCTGGTCGAGGCGCACACCCGCCGGACCGGCTCGCCCCTGGCCTGCTTCTTCGCGGCCCATCCGCTGCTGATGCGGGTCAAGCTGCTGGCCCGGCCCGAGCCCAGCTATCGCCGCCAGACCGCCGGCGCCGCCGCCATCGCCCTGATGGCCGTGATCACCGCCCTGGGCGTCTGGACGGTCACGCCGCGCGGTCCCCTGCCCAACCAGGAGATCTCCTGGCCTGGCCGGTTCGTCGGCGACGGTCCGGTCGACGGCATCACCCTGCCCAACCTGCACCGCTGA
- a CDS encoding sensor histidine kinase, translating into MRLPRLIRSTPFRLTLLFLALFAAAASAFLGYIYIATAGEVNRRADADITREMESLEAAYRVGGVNALNQTIVERATGERPFLYLLLDKDGKRISGSIEESPIDDFTGPGPTWETFKLTETDIDGAEVKRAARGVQERLTGGEALFVGADVQESEGYVMKIVRALRGAGALVIILGLAGGVLISRNVSRSMQGLVDVVNAVRAGDLHARARVRGTRDEYDELAEGLNDMLDRIERLMGGLRHAGDAIAHDLRSPLTRLRARMEVALIDAENGKGDPMAALETALIDADGVLKTFNAVLAIARLQAAGEAPNQETFDASELASDMAELYEASCEDKGLDFKAEIVPALSIRGNREFIAQALANILDNAIKYTPEGGAVMLRARRTSSGELEFSVTDTGPGVPEADRARVVQRFVRLENSRSEPGAGLGLSLVQAVAASHGGRLELAEGPGEYGGFGPGLRVALLLPRVE; encoded by the coding sequence ATGCGCCTGCCGCGCCTGATCCGATCGACGCCGTTCCGGCTGACCCTACTGTTCCTGGCCCTGTTCGCGGCGGCCGCCAGCGCGTTCCTGGGCTATATCTACATCGCCACCGCCGGCGAGGTGAACCGGCGCGCCGACGCCGACATCACCCGCGAGATGGAGAGCCTGGAGGCCGCCTATCGGGTGGGCGGGGTCAACGCCCTGAACCAGACCATCGTCGAGCGCGCCACCGGCGAGCGGCCGTTCCTGTATCTGCTGCTCGACAAGGACGGCAAACGCATCTCCGGCTCGATCGAGGAGTCGCCGATCGACGACTTCACCGGTCCCGGCCCGACCTGGGAGACCTTCAAGCTCACCGAGACCGACATCGACGGCGCCGAGGTCAAGCGCGCGGCGCGGGGCGTGCAGGAACGCCTGACCGGTGGCGAGGCCCTGTTCGTCGGGGCCGACGTCCAGGAGTCCGAAGGCTATGTAATGAAGATCGTCCGGGCCCTGCGCGGGGCCGGGGCGCTGGTCATCATCCTGGGCCTGGCCGGCGGGGTGCTGATCAGCCGCAACGTCTCGCGCAGCATGCAGGGGCTGGTCGACGTCGTGAACGCGGTGCGGGCCGGCGACCTGCACGCCCGGGCCCGGGTGCGCGGCACCCGCGACGAGTATGACGAGCTGGCCGAGGGCCTCAACGACATGCTCGACCGGATCGAGCGGCTGATGGGCGGCCTGCGCCACGCCGGCGACGCCATCGCCCACGACCTGCGCTCGCCCCTGACCCGCCTGCGCGCGCGCATGGAAGTGGCCCTGATCGACGCCGAGAACGGCAAGGGCGACCCGATGGCGGCCCTGGAGACGGCGCTGATCGACGCCGACGGCGTGCTCAAGACCTTCAACGCGGTGCTGGCCATCGCCCGGCTGCAGGCGGCCGGCGAGGCGCCGAACCAGGAGACGTTCGACGCCAGCGAACTGGCCTCCGACATGGCCGAGCTCTACGAGGCCAGCTGCGAGGACAAGGGCCTGGACTTCAAGGCCGAGATCGTTCCGGCGCTCAGCATCCGGGGCAATCGCGAGTTCATCGCCCAGGCCCTGGCCAACATTCTCGACAACGCCATCAAATATACGCCCGAGGGCGGGGCGGTGATGCTGCGGGCCCGGCGGACGTCTTCGGGCGAGCTGGAGTTCTCGGTCACCGACACCGGCCCTGGCGTGCCCGAGGCCGACCGCGCCCGGGTGGTTCAGCGCTTCGTGCGACTGGAGAACAGCCGCAGCGAGCCGGGGGCGGGTCTGGGCCTGTCGCTGGTCCAGGCCGTGGCGGCGTCGCATGGCGGGCGGCTGGAGCTGGCCGAGGGGCCGGGCGAGTACGGTGGCTTCGGGCCGGGCCTGCGGGTGGCGTTGTTGCTGCCGCGGGTGGAGTAG
- a CDS encoding response regulator transcription factor, producing the protein MRILIIEDDLEAAAAMSHGLTEAGYECVHAPDGEAGLTAAGKGGFDVMIVDRMMPKKNGVEVVETLRREGDQTPVLFLSALGEINDRVVGLRAGADDYLVKPYAFAELMARVDALSRRRETGAVATTLKVGELEMNLINRTVHRQGKEIDLQPREFQLLEFMMRHAGQSVTRTMLLEKVWEYHFDPQTNVIDVHISRLRSKIDKGFDRAMLQTVRGAGYRLDP; encoded by the coding sequence ATGCGTATTCTGATCATCGAGGACGACCTCGAGGCGGCGGCGGCGATGAGCCACGGCCTGACCGAGGCCGGTTACGAATGCGTCCACGCGCCCGACGGCGAGGCCGGCCTGACCGCGGCGGGCAAGGGCGGTTTCGACGTGATGATCGTCGACCGCATGATGCCCAAGAAGAACGGCGTCGAGGTGGTCGAGACCCTGCGCCGTGAAGGCGACCAGACGCCGGTGCTGTTCCTCTCGGCCCTGGGTGAGATCAACGACCGCGTCGTGGGCCTGCGGGCCGGGGCCGACGACTATCTGGTCAAGCCCTACGCCTTCGCCGAGCTGATGGCCCGGGTCGACGCCCTGTCGCGCCGTCGCGAGACCGGCGCGGTGGCCACGACCCTGAAGGTCGGCGAACTCGAGATGAACCTGATCAACCGCACGGTCCATCGCCAGGGCAAGGAGATCGATCTCCAGCCCCGCGAGTTCCAGCTGCTGGAATTCATGATGCGCCACGCCGGCCAGTCGGTGACCCGCACCATGCTGCTGGAGAAGGTGTGGGAATACCACTTCGACCCGCAGACCAACGTCATCGACGTGCACATCTCCCGCCTGCGCTCGAAGATCGACAAGGGCTTCGACCGCGCCATGCTGCAGACCGTGCGCGGGGCGGGCTACCGGCTCGATCCGTAG
- a CDS encoding trypsin-like peptidase domain-containing protein yields MAARKSGFFVGAVAGAGVACAALAGVGMRMGPAGAAEPAQVVRTSGVAGNPAPMFAPPPGAPMSFADIFEQVSPAVVQIDVTSKAAAAPKLRIPGLEGFDIVPKGQKGDDGEEAPGPKQQSSGSGFFISADGYLVTNNHVVADADDDGINVVMKDGRELKATIVGRDEGTDLAVLKVVDPKAKGAAFPYVNFENQAKPRVGDWVITIGNPFGLGGTATAGIISAYNRDLGDSSSTFVDYIQIDAPINRGNSGGPSFDIYGRVIGVNTAIFSPTGGSVGIGFAIPADVAENTAKQLIAGGKVVRGYIGAQIQPFTKEMAEAQGLGDVKGAIVADLVAGGPAQKGGLMPEDVITAVNGVAIKSGSELTREVAKGRPGDTLKLSVLRGGKPRTVEIKSGVRPTEKELALNDDDSDEGGADAPTKPQIQKSEALGMSLAPIDDAARRTYSIDPAVKGVLIDGVKTNSDAGEKGLRKGDVLTSVNGDPVTSAAQVNAAVDAAKKLQRPSVNLRIIRAGRPTIVPLKIAP; encoded by the coding sequence ATGGCTGCTAGGAAGTCTGGTTTCTTTGTCGGTGCGGTGGCCGGCGCGGGCGTGGCCTGCGCGGCGCTTGCCGGAGTGGGCATGCGCATGGGTCCGGCGGGCGCCGCCGAGCCGGCCCAGGTGGTCCGTACCTCGGGCGTGGCGGGCAACCCCGCCCCGATGTTCGCGCCCCCGCCCGGCGCGCCGATGTCCTTCGCCGACATCTTCGAGCAGGTCTCGCCCGCCGTGGTGCAGATCGACGTGACCTCCAAGGCCGCCGCCGCGCCGAAGCTGCGCATTCCCGGCCTGGAAGGCTTCGACATCGTGCCCAAGGGCCAGAAGGGCGATGACGGCGAAGAGGCCCCCGGCCCCAAGCAGCAGTCCTCGGGTTCGGGCTTCTTCATCTCGGCCGACGGCTATCTGGTCACCAACAACCACGTCGTGGCCGACGCCGACGACGACGGCATCAATGTCGTGATGAAGGACGGCCGCGAGCTGAAGGCCACCATCGTCGGTCGCGACGAGGGCACCGACCTGGCGGTCCTGAAGGTGGTCGACCCCAAGGCCAAGGGCGCGGCGTTCCCCTATGTGAACTTCGAGAACCAGGCCAAGCCGCGGGTCGGCGACTGGGTGATCACCATCGGCAACCCGTTCGGCCTGGGCGGCACCGCCACGGCCGGGATCATCTCGGCCTATAACCGCGACCTGGGCGACAGCTCGTCGACCTTCGTCGACTACATTCAGATCGACGCGCCGATCAACCGGGGCAACTCGGGCGGTCCGTCGTTCGACATCTACGGCCGGGTGATCGGGGTCAACACCGCGATCTTCTCGCCGACCGGCGGCTCGGTGGGCATCGGCTTCGCCATCCCCGCCGACGTGGCCGAGAACACCGCCAAGCAACTGATCGCCGGCGGCAAGGTGGTGCGCGGCTATATCGGCGCCCAGATCCAGCCCTTCACCAAGGAAATGGCCGAGGCGCAAGGGTTGGGCGACGTCAAGGGCGCGATCGTCGCCGATCTGGTCGCCGGCGGTCCGGCGCAGAAGGGCGGCCTGATGCCCGAGGACGTGATCACCGCCGTCAACGGCGTGGCGATCAAGAGTGGCTCGGAACTGACCCGCGAAGTGGCCAAGGGCCGTCCGGGCGACACCCTGAAGCTGTCGGTCCTGCGCGGCGGCAAGCCTCGCACGGTCGAGATCAAGTCGGGCGTGCGTCCGACCGAAAAGGAACTGGCGCTGAACGACGACGATAGCGACGAGGGCGGCGCCGACGCGCCGACCAAGCCGCAGATCCAGAAGTCGGAAGCCCTGGGCATGAGCCTGGCGCCGATCGACGACGCGGCGCGCCGCACCTACAGCATCGACCCGGCCGTCAAGGGCGTGCTGATCGACGGCGTGAAGACCAACTCGGACGCCGGCGAAAAGGGCCTGCGCAAGGGCGACGTGCTGACCAGCGTCAATGGCGATCCGGTCACCTCGGCCGCCCAGGTCAACGCGGCGGTCGATGCGGCCAAGAAGCTGCAGCGTCCTAGCGTCAACCTGCGGATCATCCGCGCCGGTCGTCCGACGATCGTGCCGCTGAAGATCGCTCCGTAA
- a CDS encoding cytochrome c-type biogenesis protein, producing MKRLLIALAAIACMAGAAADPAERLADPVQEARARTIFREVRCLVCQNESIDDSEASLAGDLRQVVRDQVKQGRSDKQIRAFLVERYGEFVLLKPPFSAGNALLWATPAIALILGGVLMVLLLRRRTASTADEEDAQTLSQVEEARLQVLLKDE from the coding sequence GTGAAGCGGCTCCTGATCGCCCTGGCCGCGATCGCCTGCATGGCCGGCGCCGCCGCCGACCCGGCCGAGCGCCTGGCCGATCCCGTCCAGGAAGCCCGGGCCCGCACGATCTTCCGCGAGGTGCGCTGCCTGGTCTGCCAGAACGAGTCCATCGACGACTCCGAGGCGTCGCTGGCCGGCGACCTGCGCCAGGTCGTGCGTGACCAAGTGAAGCAGGGACGCAGCGACAAGCAGATTCGCGCGTTCCTGGTCGAACGCTATGGCGAGTTCGTACTGCTGAAGCCGCCGTTCTCGGCGGGGAACGCGCTGCTCTGGGCCACGCCCGCGATTGCGCTGATTTTGGGCGGCGTGTTGATGGTGCTGCTCCTGCGTCGGCGAACCGCCTCGACGGCCGACGAAGAGGACGCTCAAACACTTTCTCAGGTGGAGGAGGCGCGTCTTCAGGTGTTGTTGAAGGACGAATGA
- a CDS encoding heme lyase CcmF/NrfE family subunit codes for MITEFGAYALVLALVLSALQLILSAVGGARRSALLAGAGRGAAVGAFLCTALTFVALVHAFVVSDFSVANVAANSHTAKPMLYKVAGAWGSHEGSMLLWCLVLTGYGAAVASFGEALPPRLRAYAVATQGALGVLFLAYTVFASNPMARLFDVPVEGASLNPLLQDPALAFHPPFLYCGYVGFSVVFSFSMAALIEGRVDAAWARWVRPWTLAAWSFLTVGITLGAFWAYYELGWGGWWFWDPVENASFMPWLIGSALLHSAVVLEKRGALPGWTVFLGLAAFTFSMLGAFLVRSGVLTSVHAFAVDPTRGVLLLTIMGIAAGAGFVLFAIRAPSLNAGGLFAPVSRESAIVLNNIILSTATAVVLVGTLFPLIREATDGEAVSVGAPFFNLTFVPLMILAMAVLPAGPLLAWKRGDARLVVRRLWLALALAAILGLVAFAVVAPRSALASGGLVVGFWLIGGAVLELAERVKAFRAPWAEVRRRVTGLPRGAWGTTLAHAGLGIFVLGASFETTWRVEAAQALSLGGQLKLGAYELTLTDVGTAEGGNYIAERGIVRITKAGAPVCEAKPERRFYPTGKQTTSEVAICPKVLDDLYVVLGERRAGEGGQPAWLVRAFVNPWVRLIFLGPLIMAIGGLVSLSDRRLRFGVARKVEKAA; via the coding sequence ATGATCACCGAATTCGGCGCCTACGCCCTTGTCCTGGCCCTGGTCCTGTCGGCCCTGCAGCTGATCCTGTCGGCGGTGGGCGGCGCGCGGCGCTCGGCGCTGCTGGCCGGGGCCGGACGCGGCGCGGCGGTCGGCGCCTTTCTCTGCACGGCCCTGACCTTCGTGGCCCTGGTCCACGCCTTCGTGGTGTCGGACTTCTCGGTGGCCAATGTCGCGGCCAACTCCCACACCGCCAAGCCGATGCTCTACAAGGTGGCCGGCGCCTGGGGCAGCCACGAGGGCTCGATGCTGCTTTGGTGCCTGGTGCTGACCGGCTACGGCGCGGCCGTGGCCAGCTTCGGCGAGGCCCTGCCGCCGCGCCTGCGGGCCTATGCGGTGGCGACGCAAGGCGCGCTGGGCGTGCTGTTCCTGGCGTACACGGTCTTCGCCTCCAACCCGATGGCCCGATTGTTCGACGTTCCGGTCGAGGGCGCGTCGCTGAACCCGCTGCTGCAGGACCCCGCGCTGGCCTTCCATCCGCCGTTCCTCTACTGCGGCTATGTCGGCTTTTCGGTGGTGTTCTCGTTCTCGATGGCCGCCCTGATCGAGGGCCGGGTCGACGCGGCCTGGGCCCGCTGGGTGCGGCCCTGGACCCTGGCGGCCTGGAGCTTCCTGACCGTCGGCATCACCCTGGGCGCCTTCTGGGCCTATTACGAGCTGGGCTGGGGCGGCTGGTGGTTCTGGGACCCGGTCGAGAACGCCAGCTTCATGCCCTGGCTGATCGGCTCGGCCCTGCTGCACTCGGCCGTGGTGTTGGAAAAGCGCGGGGCCCTGCCGGGCTGGACCGTATTCCTGGGCCTGGCGGCGTTCACATTCTCGATGCTGGGCGCGTTCCTGGTGCGCTCGGGCGTGCTGACCAGCGTCCACGCCTTCGCCGTCGATCCCACGCGCGGCGTCCTGCTGCTGACCATCATGGGCATAGCGGCCGGGGCGGGCTTCGTGCTGTTCGCGATCCGCGCGCCCAGCCTGAACGCCGGCGGCCTGTTCGCCCCGGTCAGCCGCGAGAGCGCCATCGTGCTCAACAACATCATCCTGTCGACCGCCACGGCGGTGGTGCTGGTCGGCACCCTGTTCCCGCTGATCCGCGAGGCGACGGACGGCGAGGCGGTGTCGGTGGGCGCGCCCTTCTTCAATCTAACTTTTGTTCCTTTGATGATCCTGGCCATGGCCGTGCTGCCGGCCGGGCCGCTGCTGGCCTGGAAGCGCGGTGACGCGCGCCTGGTGGTCCGCCGCCTGTGGCTGGCCCTGGCGCTGGCCGCGATCCTGGGCCTGGTCGCCTTCGCCGTTGTCGCCCCGCGCAGCGCCCTGGCCAGCGGCGGTCTCGTCGTCGGCTTCTGGCTGATCGGCGGCGCGGTGCTGGAACTGGCCGAGCGGGTCAAGGCTTTCCGCGCCCCCTGGGCCGAGGTCCGCCGCCGCGTGACGGGCCTGCCGCGCGGCGCCTGGGGCACCACCCTGGCTCACGCCGGCCTCGGGATCTTCGTGCTGGGCGCCTCGTTCGAGACCACCTGGCGGGTCGAGGCGGCCCAGGCCCTGAGCCTCGGCGGCCAGCTGAAGCTGGGCGCCTATGAGCTGACCCTGACCGACGTCGGCACGGCCGAGGGCGGCAACTACATCGCCGAGCGTGGGATCGTGCGGATCACCAAGGCCGGCGCGCCGGTGTGCGAGGCCAAGCCCGAGCGCCGCTTCTATCCCACCGGCAAGCAGACCACCTCGGAAGTGGCGATCTGCCCCAAGGTGCTGGACGATCTCTACGTGGTGCTGGGCGAGCGCCGGGCGGGCGAGGGCGGCCAGCCGGCCTGGCTGGTGCGGGCCTTCGTCAATCCGTGGGTGCGGCTGATCTTCCTGGGACCGCTGATCATGGCGATCGGCGGGCTGGTGTCGCTGTCGGACCGCCGCCTGCGTTTTGGCGTGGCGCGCAAGGTGGAGAAGGCGGCGTGA
- the ccmE gene encoding cytochrome c maturation protein CcmE translates to MSFLPKSRKARRRLTVLAVAAPVVALAVGLALWGMRDAISLFYTPAQAAAAHVPAGRKVQLGGLVKAGSVVKHPDGLVEFVVADQRSTALVRYQGDLPDLFREGQGIVASGSFDASGTFVAKQVLAKHDERYMPREVSKALKEQGEWRGDGAKPSYDAPAYGPKTKS, encoded by the coding sequence ATGAGTTTCCTGCCCAAGTCCCGAAAGGCGCGCCGCCGCCTGACCGTCCTGGCCGTCGCCGCCCCGGTGGTGGCCCTGGCCGTGGGTCTGGCGCTGTGGGGCATGCGCGACGCCATCTCGTTGTTCTACACCCCCGCCCAGGCCGCCGCCGCCCACGTGCCGGCCGGCCGCAAGGTGCAGCTGGGTGGGCTGGTCAAGGCCGGCAGCGTGGTCAAGCATCCGGACGGCCTGGTCGAGTTCGTGGTCGCCGACCAGCGCTCCACCGCCCTGGTCCGCTATCAGGGCGACCTGCCCGACCTGTTCCGCGAAGGCCAGGGCATCGTCGCCTCGGGCAGCTTCGACGCGTCCGGGACCTTCGTCGCCAAGCAGGTGCTGGCCAAGCACGACGAACGCTACATGCCGCGCGAAGTCTCCAAGGCCTTGAAGGAACAGGGCGAGTGGCGCGGCGACGGCGCCAAGCCGTCCTACGATGCGCCGGCTTACGGCCCGAAGACCAAGTCATGA